The region TTCCTGCTCGTCCAGCGTTTTGCGCTTGAGGTGGTTGCTCATGGAAAAACCGCAGTAGGTGCAGTCGTTGGCGCACAGGTTGGAGAGATACAGCGGCACATAGAAACTGACGGTGTTGCCGAAGCGCTGGCGCGTCAGTTGTTGCGCCCGCTGCGCCAGCGGTTCCAGCCAGCGGCCGGCGGCGGGCGACAGCAGCGCCATCATGTCCTCGCGTGTAAGCCGATCGGCGCATAACGCCCGCTCTACGTCGGCGTCGGTTTTGCTGTTGATGCGCAGGGTCAGGTCATGCCAGTCCAGCTGTTGCCAGTGGCGTTCAAACGACGGCGGTAGATGTTTGTCGTCAATTATTTGGCGACTGTCTATAAGTTGGCTGCCCATTAGCTGGCGACCTCCGTGTGTTGCAGAAAGCCGGTGAGCGGGCTGGTGGCGCTGGCGATGCGTTGGCGGTTGCCCAGTCCGGCCTGACGGGCGATGGCCCCGGCGTCCACCGCCAGCCGGAAGGCGTGCGCCATCTGCACCGGGTCGCGCGCCACGGCGATAGCGGTGTTGACCAGTACCGCATCTGCGCCCAGTTCCATCGCTTCCGCCGCGTGGCTGGGCGCGCCGATGCCGGCGTCCACCACTACCGGCACCCGTGCCTGTTCGATGATGATGCGCAGGAAATCGCGCGTTTGCAGCCCCTGATTGGAGCCAATGGGTGCGCCGAGCGGCATCACTGCGGCGCAGCCGGCGTCTTCCAGTCGTTTGCACAGCACCGGGTCGGCGCCGCAGTACGGCAAGACCACAAAGCCGTCTTTCACCAGTTGTTCGGCGGCTTTCAGGGTTTCTACCGGGTCGGGCAGCAGGTATTTCATGTCCGGGTGGATTTCCAACTTC is a window of Dickeya solani IPO 2222 DNA encoding:
- a CDS encoding thiazole synthase, producing the protein MLKIADITFTSRLLTGTGKFASARLMQDTLHASGSQLVTLAMKRVDLKGGSDAILAPLRELGVHLLPNTSGAKTAEEAVFAARLAREALGTRWVKLEIHPDMKYLLPDPVETLKAAEQLVKDGFVVLPYCGADPVLCKRLEDAGCAAVMPLGAPIGSNQGLQTRDFLRIIIEQARVPVVVDAGIGAPSHAAEAMELGADAVLVNTAIAVARDPVQMAHAFRLAVDAGAIARQAGLGNRQRIASATSPLTGFLQHTEVAS